A single genomic interval of Acidobacteriota bacterium harbors:
- a CDS encoding glycosyltransferase family 4 protein encodes MKRILMLTYEFPPIRGGIGRYAARLARAAVEIGHDVTVVAPQPAEDLAAQDRHTYPFGVIRYPGRVYTVIHLLSLLRRTRRWSLTTGHDLIHAVDWPHIMALAFINRFRRIPFAATVYGTEILSVPHSRQARLLAVRNLLEKPDRVFAISSFVRSLLCERYPGIAAESVAVTPLGVSEDMFEPPACQDDIRKIYSIPEDHRILLTVARLDERKGHRTIFGALARLPEGLKRGITYLVVGTGENHRYETELNQLAAGCGVHVVFTGSVSDERLRSLYAQSAVFCMPGERHPTRIEGFGLAYLEAAAHGLPSVASRIGGVPEVVLHDETGLLVEPGDQPAVADALARLFTNDQLCRTLGRKAREYAGTFTWTRCAEKTYGR; translated from the coding sequence GTGAAGAGAATCCTCATGCTGACATACGAGTTTCCGCCCATTCGCGGAGGCATCGGCAGGTATGCCGCCCGCCTGGCCCGTGCGGCCGTGGAAATCGGCCATGACGTTACGGTTGTTGCCCCGCAGCCGGCGGAGGATCTTGCAGCGCAGGATCGGCACACGTACCCGTTTGGGGTCATTCGGTACCCGGGTCGTGTTTACACGGTGATACATCTGTTAAGCCTGCTGCGGCGAACGAGGCGATGGAGCCTGACGACCGGGCACGACCTCATCCACGCCGTTGACTGGCCGCACATAATGGCCCTGGCCTTCATCAACAGGTTTCGGCGTATTCCCTTTGCGGCCACCGTGTACGGGACGGAGATCCTGAGCGTACCACACTCGCGCCAGGCCAGATTGCTTGCGGTGCGTAACCTTCTCGAGAAGCCCGACCGCGTATTTGCCATCAGCTCGTTTGTCAGATCGCTTCTGTGCGAGCGCTATCCGGGCATAGCCGCCGAGAGCGTGGCTGTTACTCCACTGGGCGTGAGCGAGGACATGTTCGAACCGCCCGCCTGTCAGGATGACATCCGCAAGATCTACTCGATTCCCGAGGACCACCGTATACTGTTGACGGTGGCTCGTCTGGACGAGCGGAAAGGACACCGTACGATTTTTGGGGCGCTCGCCCGACTGCCGGAAGGGCTGAAGCGTGGTATCACTTACCTGGTGGTAGGCACGGGTGAAAACCACCGGTACGAGACAGAACTGAATCAGCTTGCGGCCGGTTGCGGCGTACACGTCGTGTTTACCGGCTCCGTATCGGACGAGCGGTTGCGCTCACTCTATGCCCAATCAGCCGTCTTCTGCATGCCCGGTGAGCGGCACCCCACCAGGATTGAAGGTTTTGGCCTGGCTTATCTGGAAGCTGCGGCTCACGGGCTGCCATCGGTGGCCAGCCGTATCGGGGGCGTTCCGGAGGTGGTGTTGCACGATGAGACCGGCCTTCTGGTAGAGCCGGGAGACCAGCCGGCGGTGGCGGACGCACTGGCTCGACTCTTCACCAACGATCAGCTTTGCCGGACACTGGGCCGCAAGGCGCGGGAGTACGCCGGAACATTCACCTGGACGCGGTGTGCCGAAAAAACGTACGGTCGGTAA